The window GCGCGGGCAGCCGACGTTGAGGCGCACGAACCCGCGGCCTTCTTCGCCGTAGGTAAAGCCCGGCATGATCGCCACCTTTTCGCGCTCGATCAGCGCCTGCTGCAGCGCCCGATCGTCCACGGCCAGCGGCCGCAGATCGATCCAGGCCAGGTAGGTGGCCTGCGGCGGGCGCCAGCCCAGCGCGGGAAACGCCTGCTCCAGCCGCTCGGCGACGTAGGTCAGATTATCCTGCAGATAGTCGCGCAGGGCATCCAGCCAGGGTGCGCCGTGGCGATAGGCGGCCACGTGCGCCGCCACCGCCAGCACCGCCGGTGAGGAGAGGCCGTCGCGGGCTTTGAGCTGCTGGAAATAGGCTTCGCGGCTGGCGTCGTCGCTGATAAAGCCGTAGGCGCCGGTCAGTGCCGGAATGTTAAAGCTCTTGGAGCCGGAGGTCAGCAAGGCCCAGGCGCCGGTCGCCACCTGGCTCCACGGCGTATGGCGGTGTTCACCCCATGCCATATCCATGTGGATTTCGTCGCTGATGACGCGCACGTCGTGGCGCTCGCACAGTTCGGCCATCTGCTGCAGCTCGTCGCGGCGCCACACCTTGCCGGTGGGGTTGTGCGGGCTGCACAGCAGCAGGATCTTGGTTTGCGGCCGCGCCAGCAACGCCTCAAGGTGCGCCATGTCGCAGCGCCAGTCGTCGCCGGCCTTGTGCAGCGGGCAGGCCAGCAGCTGGCGTTGGTTGGCGAGGATCACCTTGTAGAAGGCGTCGTAAGCCGGGGTATGGGTCACCACATAGTCGCCCGGTACGGACCATTGGCGGATCAGCTGCGCCGCCATGTAGATAACGGAAGGGCCGTACACCGCCGTTGCGGTGTCGATGGCGACGTTGAAACGTTGCTGATACCAGTGGCGCAGCGCGCCGAGAAAATCTTCGTGCTGCCAGCGGCTGTAGCCCAGCACGCCGTGCTGCAGGCGCTGTTGCAGCGCCTCGAGAATGCACGGCGCGGTGGCGAAATCCATATCGGAGATGGTGAACGGCAGCAGGTCGTCGCTGCCGAAACGATCGGCGATATAGTCCCACTGGGTGCACCAGGTGCCGTGGCGGTCGATCGGGGTGGAGAAATCAAACATGGGTGGCTCCCTGCAGCGCCGCGGCAGGTTGCGCCGTGGCTATCAGTGAGTCTAATTCATCTTTCACCGATTGCACCTGCGGGCCGATCACCACCTGCAGATTGTGGTCGTTGAGATGCACCACGCCGATGGCGCGATTGGCTTTCAGCGCCGCGTCGTCCACCCGGCTCATGTCGTTGACCGACAGGCGCAGGCGGGTGATGCAGTTGTCCAGCGTAATGATGTTGCCCGGGCCGCCGAGCGCCGCCAAAATCGCCGGCACATTGTAGCCGGATTTGCCCACCGCGCCGCTCGGCGCGCTTTGGCTGACGGCGCTGTCGCTCTCACGGCCCGGCGTTTTGATGTTAAAGCGCTGGATGGCGAAGCGGAAAATGGCGTAATAGCCGACGAACCAGACGGCGGCCACCACCGGCACCAGATACCACTTGGTGGCGGTGCCGTGCAGAATGCCGAACACCACGAAGTCGATGATATTGCCGTCGGTGTTGCCGATGGTCACGCCCAGCAGCGCCATCACGGTAAAGCCCAACCCGGTGAGCAGCGCGTGGATCAGATACAGGAACGGCGCGACGAACAGGAACAGGAACTCGATCGGCTCGGTGGTGCCGCCAACCACGCAGGCCACCACGCCGGAAATCAACAGCCCTTTGATTTTATGGCGGTTCTCCGGTTTGGCGCAGTGGTACATCGCCAGCGCCGCGCCCGGCAGGCCGCCGAGAAACGCCGGCATTTTACCCTGCGACAGGAAGCGGGTGGCGCTCTCGGCGAAGCCGGTGGTGGTCGGACAGGAGAGCTGCGCCTGGAAGATGGTCAGGGCGCCGCTGACGCTGTGGCCGCACACCTCCATCGTGCCGCCTGCCTCGGTAAAGCGGATCAGCGCCACCAGAATGTGCTGCAGGCCGAACGGCAGCAGCAAGCGTTCGCCGGTGCCGAACAGCATCGGGCCAAAGGCGCCGGCGCTGTTGATCACCCAACCCAGCCCGGTGATGCCGGCGGCGAACCACGGCCAGATCAGCGGGATCACCAGGCCGCACAGCCCCAGCACCACGGTGGTCACGATCGGCACGAAGCGCGTGCCGCCGAAGAACGCCAGCGCGTCCGGCAGGCGGATGGTGTGGAAGCGTTCATGCAGGCGATAGACGATGATGCCGACGATTACCGCGCCGAGGATGCCGGTATCGATCGACTGAATGCCGAGGATGTTCTGGATATTGTTGGCTTTCAGCACCAACGGATCGCTGGTGGGCAGCACGCCGGCGGCGGTCAGGTAGAAGTTGGTGCCCAGATTCAGCACGGCGAAGCCGACGAAACCGGAGAAGGCGGCGACGCCTTTGTTTTCGCGCGCCATGCCCAGCGGAATGGCGATGGCGAACATCACCGGCAGGAAGCTGAAGGCGAAGGAGCCTACCTTGCTCATCCAGGTAAAGATCAGCTGGAAGATCGGGTGGCCGATAAACGGCATCAGGGTGATCACGTCGCGGCTGCTCAGCGAGCTGCCGATCCCCAGCATGATGCCGCAGAAAGAGAGCAAGGCGACGGGCAACATGAACGTTTTGCCCAGGCTCTGGAAGAACTCCCAGAGGGTGATTTTGGGTTTGTTGGCTGCTGACATAACCGACTTCTCCTGGCGAAAAGACGAGCAAAAAAGGGACTTCTGATTAGGTAAAAAGAAGATAAAACGTTTTACCTAGCAAAAATGCGCCGCCAATCACAAATCTGCCGCCCGGTTTTTGGCGACAATGCGGCAGGCAGTAAAACGTTTTACTGAGCTAACGGATTCGGTATACCCTTGATCATTACGGCGCGGGTTGCCCAGGAACGGGTTCGCAGAGACTATGAGCATCAAAAAAATCACCATCACCGATGTGGCGCAGCAGGCGGGCGTGTCGGTCACCACGGTTTCCCTGGTGTTGAGCGGCAAGGGGCGCATTTCGCCGACCACCG of the Serratia marcescens subsp. marcescens ATCC 13880 genome contains:
- a CDS encoding MalY/PatB family protein, with amino-acid sequence MFDFSTPIDRHGTWCTQWDYIADRFGSDDLLPFTISDMDFATAPCILEALQQRLQHGVLGYSRWQHEDFLGALRHWYQQRFNVAIDTATAVYGPSVIYMAAQLIRQWSVPGDYVVTHTPAYDAFYKVILANQRQLLACPLHKAGDDWRCDMAHLEALLARPQTKILLLCSPHNPTGKVWRRDELQQMAELCERHDVRVISDEIHMDMAWGEHRHTPWSQVATGAWALLTSGSKSFNIPALTGAYGFISDDASREAYFQQLKARDGLSSPAVLAVAAHVAAYRHGAPWLDALRDYLQDNLTYVAERLEQAFPALGWRPPQATYLAWIDLRPLAVDDRALQQALIEREKVAIMPGFTYGEEGRGFVRLNVGCPRSKLEAGMDKLIAGLRLVLDEQ
- the malX gene encoding maltose/glucose-specific PTS transporter subunit IIBC: MSAANKPKITLWEFFQSLGKTFMLPVALLSFCGIMLGIGSSLSSRDVITLMPFIGHPIFQLIFTWMSKVGSFAFSFLPVMFAIAIPLGMARENKGVAAFSGFVGFAVLNLGTNFYLTAAGVLPTSDPLVLKANNIQNILGIQSIDTGILGAVIVGIIVYRLHERFHTIRLPDALAFFGGTRFVPIVTTVVLGLCGLVIPLIWPWFAAGITGLGWVINSAGAFGPMLFGTGERLLLPFGLQHILVALIRFTEAGGTMEVCGHSVSGALTIFQAQLSCPTTTGFAESATRFLSQGKMPAFLGGLPGAALAMYHCAKPENRHKIKGLLISGVVACVVGGTTEPIEFLFLFVAPFLYLIHALLTGLGFTVMALLGVTIGNTDGNIIDFVVFGILHGTATKWYLVPVVAAVWFVGYYAIFRFAIQRFNIKTPGRESDSAVSQSAPSGAVGKSGYNVPAILAALGGPGNIITLDNCITRLRLSVNDMSRVDDAALKANRAIGVVHLNDHNLQVVIGPQVQSVKDELDSLIATAQPAAALQGATHV